In Clostridium swellfunianum, a genomic segment contains:
- a CDS encoding SDR family oxidoreductase yields MDAAKDFPKQIPPQKQGKQPGLEKLMNPRPVFEDPNYKASNRLQGKVAVITGGDSGIGRAVAVAYAMEGADIAVLYLDEHEDAEETKKVIEGKGRKCIAIAGDIGEESFCFNAVKKIIDIFGKIDVLVNNAAEQHAQNSVEDITKDQLERTFKTNIFSMFYMTKACLPHMKEGTVIINTSSITAYKGHERLIDYSSTKGAITTFTRSLAISLSKRNIRVNAVAPGPIWTPLIPASFTEEEVSKFGSTTNLGRPGQPVELAPAYVFLASDASTFITGETMHVNGGEIVNG; encoded by the coding sequence ATGGATGCAGCAAAGGACTTTCCTAAACAAATACCACCTCAAAAACAAGGTAAGCAGCCTGGACTAGAAAAGCTTATGAACCCTAGACCTGTGTTTGAGGATCCAAATTATAAAGCTTCAAATAGACTTCAAGGAAAGGTAGCAGTAATAACTGGCGGAGACAGTGGAATTGGAAGAGCTGTTGCAGTAGCTTATGCCATGGAAGGCGCTGATATAGCTGTGCTTTATCTTGATGAGCATGAAGATGCTGAGGAAACAAAAAAGGTAATTGAAGGCAAGGGGAGAAAATGCATTGCTATTGCTGGGGATATAGGGGAAGAAAGCTTCTGCTTTAATGCAGTAAAAAAAATTATAGACATCTTTGGGAAGATTGATGTACTTGTAAACAATGCCGCTGAACAGCATGCACAAAACAGCGTTGAGGATATAACTAAAGATCAGCTTGAAAGAACCTTCAAGACAAATATATTTTCCATGTTTTATATGACAAAAGCTTGTCTTCCCCACATGAAGGAAGGCACTGTTATTATCAATACTTCCTCCATAACAGCTTACAAAGGTCATGAAAGATTAATTGATTATTCATCAACTAAAGGAGCAATAACAACCTTTACCCGATCACTAGCAATATCTTTGTCAAAACGAAATATAAGGGTTAACGCAGTTGCTCCGGGACCAATATGGACACCATTAATCCCTGCTTCCTTTACTGAAGAAGAGGTTTCTAAATTTGGAAGCACCACAAACTTAGGTAGGCCAGGGCAGCCTGTAGAGCTTGCGCCAGCTTATGTATTCTTGGCTTCAGACGCTTCAACCTTTATAACGGGTGAGACAATGCATGTTAACGGCGGGGAAATAGTTAATGGATAA
- a CDS encoding cold-shock protein, translating to MNGTVKWFNSEKGYGFITAEDGKDVFAHFSQIKSSGYKTLEEGQKVSFDLGQGQKGPQAENITII from the coding sequence ATGAATGGTACTGTAAAATGGTTCAACTCAGAAAAAGGTTATGGATTTATTACTGCAGAGGATGGAAAAGATGTGTTTGCACATTTTTCTCAAATAAAATCAAGCGGATACAAAACACTTGAAGAAGGTCAAAAGGTTTCCTTCGATCTTGGTCAAGGACAAAAAGGACCTCAGGCAGAAAACATAACAATAATTTAA
- a CDS encoding TVP38/TMEM64 family protein, whose protein sequence is MNKLFKGIILLFWAVILAVLFKYQLYIDGADKITKFLQGYPGYSTILFLLIASLRIFTLIPCTVFIIIAGILFNPAKAFILVSVANLTSEVLLFVFVKATIGMNYQKNIISKYPKLYNLIKKNNVKLLALGVCSPVVPSDVVCFFSALSGITLYKYVLTIFIADTPIILLYTFLGISINYSLYVFIAALAIIVLVSYMNYKKWNSQVDI, encoded by the coding sequence ATGAATAAATTATTTAAAGGCATAATTTTATTATTTTGGGCAGTAATTTTGGCTGTGTTATTTAAATATCAATTGTATATAGATGGAGCGGATAAAATAACTAAATTTTTGCAAGGTTATCCTGGATATAGTACAATATTATTTTTACTTATAGCATCCCTAAGAATCTTTACTCTTATCCCCTGCACTGTTTTCATAATAATTGCTGGAATATTATTTAATCCAGCAAAGGCATTCATTTTAGTATCAGTAGCTAATTTAACAAGCGAAGTTTTGCTGTTTGTATTTGTTAAAGCTACAATCGGCATGAACTATCAGAAGAATATTATTAGCAAGTATCCTAAGCTATACAACTTAATTAAAAAAAATAATGTTAAACTACTAGCCTTAGGGGTGTGTTCTCCTGTAGTGCCTTCAGATGTAGTATGTTTCTTTTCAGCTTTAAGCGGTATCACATTATACAAATATGTACTTACTATATTTATTGCAGATACACCAATTATTTTGTTATATACCTTTTTAGGGATAAGTATAAATTATTCTCTATACGTATTTATAGCTGCACTTGCAATCATAGTACTAGTGAGCTATATGAATTATAAAAAATGGAATAGTCAAGTTGACATATAA
- a CDS encoding class I SAM-dependent methyltransferase → MRIIKFLSEYLKSPRTVGAVAPSSQKLARKMVSDIDFYNAKCIVEYGPGTGVFTDKLIERKNQNTSLLLLEYSEEFCRQLKEKYKGHENILIINDSAENVDIYLEKYNIKKVDYVVSGLPFASLPKSVSNNILGKTKSILKKDGLFITFQYTLLKREFIAEYFKKIDLERVVFNIPPAYVLKCQNS, encoded by the coding sequence ATGAGAATAATAAAGTTTTTGTCAGAATATTTAAAATCGCCACGGACTGTAGGGGCAGTAGCTCCTAGTTCGCAAAAATTAGCAAGGAAAATGGTAAGTGATATTGACTTTTATAATGCAAAATGCATCGTAGAGTATGGTCCAGGTACTGGAGTGTTTACGGACAAGCTTATAGAAAGAAAGAATCAAAATACATCATTGCTGCTGCTGGAATACAGTGAAGAATTTTGCAGACAACTAAAGGAAAAGTACAAGGGGCATGAAAATATCTTAATAATAAATGATTCTGCTGAAAATGTAGATATATATTTGGAAAAATACAATATTAAAAAAGTGGACTATGTAGTATCAGGATTACCTTTTGCAAGTTTGCCAAAGAGTGTTTCTAATAATATATTAGGAAAAACCAAAAGTATATTGAAAAAGGATGGACTATTTATAACTTTTCAGTACACTCTTTTAAAAAGAGAGTTTATTGCTGAATACTTTAAAAAGATTGACTTAGAAAGAGTAGTATTTAATATACCTCCAGCTTATGTTTTAAAATGTCAGAATTCTTAA
- a CDS encoding DEAD/DEAH box helicase — MNIIDLKEIMLKTASNTMQKEGEEAFKKGLVTYFKGKKLEHIYHIYGKVKDENKLKELNTHIKLHLKKNKLEEVECSCDEFREFSASGYTFMCNHITATSYKFISLLSKDKSEIGKKSNEIKKDTVRKSLAKGDYRLVRKIEKDTMYYEAQLLTGGDKLIIKQEDLKAFLDNIHSRKVRFKFDYIEITAPIFKENLPITFTLKEEKRCIVLTTHKQLPIPLNSHNNVYFFKNEIYLPSKNQIEKYIPLYEKLKVNGEIFYKRDINNYNKLVYFLSSISKSINISESLRNFAVEMVRPEFHMYEEKETIFCDVYLNYCGRKVNILKDNKSSLIWDSKNEEKLIMSLEKYGLARIENRFIFTGGQEELLSILSRRGENLQAIGKVTFGKGLKDMKVYSLDSIRMDLEAINGYFQFAYSIENTGNDELGRAFSSYKAKNKFFRTKEKCFIDFEDDNIKNFFKLFEVLSISENIHDGKVRLPKSKALFLYENMKNRGYKFIKDCHELEEIEKKLKTISTSNIAVPEGFNGKLREYQLQGFKWLKTIQELGFGGILADEMGLGKTIQTIAFILSEKNKKTIIVCPTSLIYNWQDELKRFAPEIRVLIVHGTERTETMKSLSDYDIILTTYGTLRLDIDFYSNIEFDFAIIDEGQNIKNAEALNTKVVKEIKAGTRLALTGTPIENNLVELWSIFDFIMPGYLYSREKFEEKFIQDNEDNLESLKLLIKPFILRRTKKEVMKELPDKVEKKLLVEMADSQKAVYSSYTKKAKALLKTGGEGRMEVFSYLTKLRQICLDPSLIIEDYKGESSKFKTALEIVKAHIKSDGKVILFSQFASVLDNIGQRLKEESIQYYQLDGRTKPKERIIRVKEFNNSDSVKVFLISLKAGGIGLNLTSANLVIHFDPWWNPAVEDQATDRAHRIGQSQVVEVVKLVAKGTIEEKIILLQEEKKELIRNILTGELKNGSLMGAISREDLLKLFDRD, encoded by the coding sequence GTGAATATTATAGACCTTAAAGAAATAATGCTAAAAACTGCCTCCAATACCATGCAAAAAGAAGGGGAAGAAGCCTTTAAAAAAGGACTTGTCACCTATTTTAAAGGCAAGAAGCTTGAACATATATATCATATATACGGAAAGGTTAAGGATGAAAACAAGCTTAAAGAGCTAAATACCCATATTAAGCTTCATCTAAAGAAGAACAAGCTGGAGGAAGTAGAATGCTCCTGTGATGAATTTAGAGAGTTTTCAGCAAGCGGCTACACATTTATGTGCAATCATATAACAGCTACTTCTTATAAGTTTATAAGCCTTCTTTCCAAGGATAAAAGCGAAATCGGAAAGAAAAGTAATGAGATAAAGAAAGATACAGTACGCAAATCATTAGCTAAAGGAGACTATAGACTTGTACGAAAAATAGAAAAAGACACCATGTATTATGAAGCTCAATTGCTAACAGGCGGAGATAAACTCATAATTAAGCAAGAAGACCTTAAAGCTTTTTTAGATAATATACATAGTAGAAAAGTCAGATTTAAGTTTGATTATATAGAAATTACTGCTCCAATTTTTAAGGAAAACTTACCTATAACCTTTACCTTGAAGGAAGAGAAAAGATGCATTGTTTTAACAACACATAAACAGCTTCCCATACCTTTAAACTCACATAATAATGTGTACTTTTTCAAAAATGAGATTTACTTGCCCTCAAAGAATCAGATTGAGAAATATATACCTTTATATGAAAAGCTGAAAGTCAACGGGGAGATTTTCTATAAAAGGGATATTAATAACTATAATAAGCTTGTTTACTTTCTAAGCAGTATTTCAAAAAGCATCAATATTTCAGAGAGCTTGAGAAATTTTGCAGTTGAAATGGTTAGACCTGAATTTCATATGTATGAGGAGAAGGAAACAATTTTCTGCGACGTATACTTAAACTATTGCGGAAGAAAAGTTAATATACTAAAAGATAATAAGAGTTCTTTAATATGGGACAGTAAAAATGAAGAAAAGCTTATTATGAGTCTTGAAAAATATGGCTTGGCAAGAATTGAGAACAGGTTTATTTTTACAGGCGGACAGGAGGAGCTTCTCAGTATTTTAAGCAGAAGAGGAGAAAATCTTCAAGCTATTGGTAAGGTCACTTTCGGCAAAGGGCTTAAGGATATGAAAGTGTATAGCTTAGATTCTATAAGGATGGATCTAGAAGCAATAAACGGATATTTCCAATTTGCCTATAGCATTGAAAATACGGGTAATGATGAGCTTGGCAGGGCCTTTTCCTCATACAAAGCAAAGAATAAATTTTTCAGAACAAAAGAAAAGTGCTTTATTGATTTTGAGGATGATAACATAAAAAACTTCTTTAAACTTTTTGAAGTATTAAGTATAAGTGAGAATATTCATGATGGTAAAGTAAGGCTACCAAAGAGCAAGGCTTTATTTTTGTATGAAAATATGAAAAACAGAGGGTATAAGTTTATAAAAGACTGCCATGAGCTTGAGGAAATAGAAAAAAAGCTTAAGACAATAAGCACAAGCAATATAGCTGTACCTGAAGGGTTTAATGGCAAGCTTAGAGAATATCAGCTTCAGGGCTTTAAATGGCTCAAGACTATACAAGAACTAGGCTTTGGAGGCATACTAGCGGATGAAATGGGACTAGGAAAGACAATTCAGACTATAGCCTTTATATTGTCTGAAAAAAATAAAAAGACAATAATAGTTTGTCCTACTTCTTTAATATATAACTGGCAGGATGAGCTTAAAAGATTTGCTCCAGAAATAAGGGTTTTAATTGTACATGGCACTGAAAGGACTGAAACAATGAAGAGTCTAAGTGACTATGATATAATATTGACTACTTATGGTACCTTAAGATTGGATATTGATTTTTACAGCAATATTGAGTTTGACTTTGCAATTATTGATGAGGGTCAAAATATAAAGAATGCAGAAGCTTTAAATACAAAGGTTGTTAAGGAAATCAAGGCAGGTACACGATTAGCACTTACTGGTACACCTATTGAGAACAATCTTGTGGAGCTATGGTCTATATTTGATTTTATTATGCCTGGATACTTATACTCTAGAGAAAAGTTTGAAGAAAAATTTATACAGGATAATGAAGATAATTTAGAAAGTCTTAAACTTCTGATAAAGCCTTTTATTTTGAGAAGAACTAAAAAAGAGGTAATGAAAGAGCTTCCGGACAAGGTAGAAAAGAAGCTTCTAGTTGAAATGGCTGACTCTCAAAAGGCTGTATACAGCAGCTATACAAAAAAGGCTAAAGCTTTGTTAAAGACTGGGGGTGAGGGAAGAATGGAAGTATTCTCCTATTTAACAAAGCTTAGACAGATATGCCTAGATCCTTCTCTTATAATTGAAGATTATAAGGGTGAAAGTTCAAAGTTTAAAACTGCCTTAGAGATTGTTAAGGCTCATATCAAGTCAGATGGGAAGGTAATTTTATTTTCGCAGTTTGCTTCAGTTTTAGACAATATTGGACAGAGGCTTAAGGAAGAATCCATTCAATATTACCAGTTGGACGGAAGGACAAAACCAAAGGAAAGAATTATAAGGGTTAAAGAATTTAACAACAGCGATTCTGTAAAGGTATTTCTAATATCTCTCAAAGCTGGAGGAATAGGACTTAATTTAACTTCAGCAAACCTGGTTATTCACTTTGACCCCTGGTGGAATCCAGCCGTTGAGGATCAAGCTACAGACAGGGCTCATAGAATTGGTCAAAGTCAGGTTGTTGAGGTAGTAAAGCTTGTGGCAAAAGGAACTATTGAAGAAAAGATAATTCTCTTGCAGGAGGAAAAGAAGGAATTAATTAGAAACATTCTTACTGGAGAGCTCAAGAACGGAAGTTTGATGGGTGCTATATCAAGGGAAGACTTGCTTAAGCTTTTTGACAGGGACTGA
- a CDS encoding GNAT family N-acetyltransferase, with protein sequence MSKNIYLEKFTFDDFDKYYELLSNEDVMAMITERAIPLDEALENFKLVLNNNQMHEVFGNFKVMETYTNKFIGSALLKIKEKNSSEAQLGYMLLPDYWGNGIGSEVARMLIEKAKGEKQLIEITAIIDPNNIASRKILINNGFKSIKVCEIGGLPGEILNMKIQ encoded by the coding sequence ATGAGTAAGAACATATATCTAGAGAAATTTACATTTGATGATTTTGATAAATACTATGAATTGCTCAGCAACGAAGATGTAATGGCAATGATTACGGAAAGAGCAATTCCGTTAGACGAAGCGTTAGAAAATTTTAAATTAGTTTTGAATAACAACCAAATGCACGAAGTTTTTGGTAACTTTAAGGTAATGGAAACTTATACTAATAAGTTTATTGGTTCTGCCTTATTGAAAATTAAAGAAAAGAATTCAAGTGAAGCACAGCTTGGTTATATGTTATTACCTGATTATTGGGGAAATGGGATTGGTAGCGAAGTAGCCAGAATGCTAATTGAAAAAGCAAAAGGAGAGAAGCAGCTAATTGAAATTACTGCTATTATAGATCCTAACAATATTGCATCAAGAAAAATTTTAATTAACAATGGTTTTAAATCAATAAAAGTGTGTGAAATAGGTGGATTGCCTGGTGAAATATTAAACATGAAAATACAATAA
- a CDS encoding DUF421 domain-containing protein has translation MLNTIIYAAGRTVAVYVLTLLLTRFMERKLISQMTFFDFVVGVTMGSLAANSMIDPASSPISSASSLVVISVLAIFLSYAHIKSFRIRKLINSEPVTVVDNGIIVEDNMKKIRLTVNELMMKLREKNAFSLSDVEFAIMETDGQLSVLPKPEKKPLTPYDMKVQATSTGLERDIIIDGQLLKENLISTGLDERWLELQLKTHNIYTASEVFYAGMDNNKKLYISKKNAGSKETHGKYGLE, from the coding sequence ATGCTAAACACTATAATTTATGCAGCAGGTCGTACTGTGGCTGTTTACGTGTTAACTTTGCTGCTAACAAGATTTATGGAAAGAAAACTTATATCTCAGATGACCTTTTTTGATTTCGTGGTAGGCGTTACAATGGGCTCTTTAGCAGCAAATTCAATGATAGATCCAGCAAGTAGTCCTATCTCCTCAGCTTCATCTCTGGTGGTGATTTCTGTTTTGGCAATTTTTTTGAGTTATGCTCATATTAAGAGCTTTAGAATAAGAAAGCTAATAAATTCTGAGCCAGTGACAGTGGTTGATAATGGAATTATAGTTGAAGACAATATGAAAAAGATAAGACTTACTGTTAATGAACTTATGATGAAGCTAAGGGAAAAGAATGCCTTTAGCCTGTCTGATGTGGAATTTGCCATTATGGAAACAGACGGTCAGCTTTCAGTTCTCCCAAAGCCAGAAAAAAAGCCTCTCACTCCATACGATATGAAAGTTCAAGCCACCAGTACGGGGCTTGAGAGAGATATAATTATTGATGGACAGCTATTAAAAGAAAACCTTATCTCTACTGGATTGGACGAAAGGTGGTTGGAATTACAACTTAAGACTCATAACATATATACTGCTTCTGAAGTGTTTTATGCTGGCATGGACAATAATAAGAAGTTATATATTTCAAAGAAAAATGCCGGAAGCAAGGAAACTCATGGTAAGTACGGGCTGGAATAA
- a CDS encoding TerC/Alx family metal homeostasis membrane protein — translation MKARQALFWVIFWMFISGLFNLAIYIIFGAKSALQFLGGYVIELSLSMDNLFLFLLIFEAYKIPSMYRRRVLNYGIFGAIVLRFIFIMLGVTIVNKFHWVLHIFGAVLIISGLKMLMKEDSAPSFEKSRVVGTVGRIIPITNRIYGESFFVMIGKVKYATPLFAILVLIEASDILFAIDSIPAIFSITTSPFIVYTSNIFAILGLRSLYFVLERLNNSFCYVKYGVGMVLIFTGFKLLILFFNIEIPLIVSLGAIFIILFMSILFSVFFPEKKYDRA, via the coding sequence GTGAAAGCAAGACAAGCTTTATTTTGGGTTATATTTTGGATGTTTATTTCCGGGTTATTTAATCTTGCAATATACATAATATTTGGAGCAAAGAGTGCACTTCAATTTTTAGGTGGTTATGTAATTGAACTCAGCCTAAGTATGGACAATCTCTTTTTGTTTTTACTAATATTTGAAGCCTACAAAATTCCATCAATGTATAGGAGAAGGGTTCTCAACTATGGTATTTTTGGAGCTATTGTATTAAGGTTTATATTTATAATGCTTGGTGTAACAATAGTAAATAAGTTTCACTGGGTATTGCACATTTTTGGAGCTGTGCTTATTATAAGCGGTCTTAAAATGCTTATGAAGGAGGATAGTGCTCCAAGCTTTGAAAAAAGCAGAGTGGTAGGAACAGTAGGGCGAATTATTCCAATAACTAACAGAATATATGGTGAAAGCTTTTTTGTGATGATAGGTAAAGTAAAATATGCTACTCCACTATTTGCCATTCTTGTACTTATTGAAGCTTCTGACATACTATTTGCTATAGATTCAATCCCAGCTATATTTTCAATAACAACTAGTCCTTTTATAGTGTATACCTCAAACATATTTGCTATTTTGGGGCTTAGAAGTTTGTATTTTGTATTGGAAAGGCTTAATAATAGTTTTTGTTATGTTAAATATGGAGTAGGAATGGTATTGATTTTTACAGGCTTTAAGCTTCTTATTTTATTTTTTAACATTGAAATTCCCCTGATTGTATCTCTAGGAGCAATTTTTATTATTTTATTTATGAGCATATTATTTTCTGTATTTTTTCCAGAGAAAAAATACGACAGAGCCTAG
- a CDS encoding alpha/beta hydrolase, which translates to MGIQIQFTSLKDVRRPIKKNKTSLILNIIVFIFIAVNLGGLYAGNVFYKKAFEIDTKKSIDQFEANKQHFNLNRYNSLVKEEVAVTSTNNSYKLYGTYIKNPKPSKDTIILLHGLAGSRWSMLKYADMYLDKGFNLLIYDARNHGDSAGKNVTYGFYEKWDLDRWVNWLYTKNKGGVIGVHGESMGAATALLHSELNQSKKRVSFYICDSSYSDLKELFKLRLKEDYKLKSKLASNVLLFYADKVNKLRNQFNFEKASPINVIKEITTPVMLIHGSGDSFVPSKMSEDLHASNPSSTELYIAQNSNHVEAYLNHNEVYTERVYKFIDTILNSDKK; encoded by the coding sequence ATGGGAATACAAATACAATTTACATCCTTAAAGGATGTTAGACGACCAATAAAAAAGAATAAAACAAGTCTCATATTAAATATTATTGTTTTTATTTTTATTGCTGTTAATTTAGGCGGACTTTATGCAGGTAATGTTTTTTACAAGAAAGCTTTTGAAATAGATACTAAGAAAAGTATTGATCAGTTCGAAGCAAACAAGCAACATTTTAACCTTAATAGGTATAACTCACTTGTTAAAGAAGAAGTAGCAGTTACATCAACTAATAATAGCTACAAACTCTATGGTACTTATATTAAAAATCCAAAACCTTCGAAGGACACTATAATTCTTTTGCATGGTTTAGCTGGCAGTAGATGGTCAATGCTAAAATATGCAGACATGTATTTAGACAAGGGTTTTAATCTTCTAATTTATGATGCAAGAAATCATGGTGATAGTGCTGGTAAGAATGTTACCTATGGATTTTATGAAAAATGGGATTTAGACAGATGGGTTAACTGGCTTTATACTAAAAACAAAGGTGGTGTAATAGGCGTGCATGGTGAATCCATGGGGGCTGCCACAGCTCTTCTTCATTCTGAGTTAAATCAATCAAAAAAAAGAGTAAGCTTTTATATATGCGATAGCTCCTATTCAGATCTGAAGGAATTATTTAAACTAAGGCTTAAAGAAGATTATAAGCTAAAAAGCAAACTAGCTTCAAATGTGCTATTATTTTACGCTGATAAAGTAAATAAGCTTAGAAATCAGTTTAATTTTGAAAAAGCTTCGCCAATAAATGTGATTAAAGAAATAACAACTCCAGTTATGCTTATACACGGAAGCGGAGATAGCTTTGTCCCTTCCAAAATGAGCGAAGATTTGCATGCCAGCAATCCAAGTTCTACGGAACTGTATATTGCTCAAAATTCAAACCATGTTGAGGCCTATTTAAATCATAATGAAGTGTATACAGAGAGAGTTTATAAGTTCATTGATACAATATTAAATAGCGATAAAAAATAA
- a CDS encoding LemA family protein — MSKTLKTILIIVGILILLIVPIAGSYNKLVGLEQSVKTSEAAIDVNLQRRNDLIPNLVETVKGYAAQEKDILTEIANARSRLGGAQSVQERADADNQLSGALSRLLVVVERYPELKSNQNFRDLSVALEGTENRIAISRQDYNKSVDAYNTAVRRFPTTIVANLFRFEQKPYYRAAEGAREVPKVDFNTTR; from the coding sequence ATGAGCAAAACCTTAAAGACAATTCTTATAATTGTCGGTATCCTTATATTATTGATCGTTCCGATAGCAGGAAGCTATAACAAACTTGTTGGCCTTGAGCAATCTGTTAAAACTTCTGAAGCAGCAATAGATGTTAATCTTCAAAGAAGAAATGATTTAATACCTAATTTAGTTGAGACCGTAAAAGGGTATGCAGCTCAAGAAAAAGATATATTAACTGAGATTGCAAACGCTAGAAGTAGACTGGGAGGTGCACAGAGCGTTCAGGAAAGAGCTGATGCTGATAACCAGCTTTCAGGCGCACTGTCAAGGCTTTTAGTAGTTGTGGAAAGATATCCAGAACTAAAATCAAATCAAAATTTTAGAGACTTGTCCGTAGCCTTAGAGGGCACAGAAAATAGAATTGCAATATCTAGACAGGACTATAATAAGTCAGTTGATGCCTACAATACTGCTGTTAGAAGATTTCCAACAACTATAGTTGCAAATTTGTTTAGATTTGAACAAAAACCATACTACAGAGCAGCTGAAGGAGCTAGAGAAGTTCCCAAGGTTGACTTTAATACTACAAGATAA
- a CDS encoding TPM domain-containing protein yields MKKTLWRYFQTAAILIIVLNISSILAYSTSSLPRPTNLKYINDYAQVLNSETLDSIVSVGKELEDKTSVQQIVVTIDSLQGRDIESYANELFRTWGIGQKGKDNGLLIILAVQDRTWRVEVGRGLEGAVPDIYTNRVMQEIALPNLRKGDYGRALMESYSVLADKIAQEYDITLNKSARIALPNRETTVNQKSSNPVSMLWIIGFLVFDLIFFRGRISSFLFRVFFLSSMFGGGRRRGGGGSDGFGGFGGGSSGGGGSSGKW; encoded by the coding sequence ATGAAGAAAACTTTATGGAGATACTTTCAAACAGCAGCTATTCTAATAATAGTTTTGAACATTAGCTCGATTTTAGCATATAGTACCTCTAGTTTACCAAGGCCTACAAATTTAAAATATATAAATGATTACGCTCAGGTGTTGAATTCTGAAACTTTAGATTCTATTGTGTCTGTAGGTAAAGAATTGGAGGACAAAACTTCTGTTCAGCAGATAGTTGTGACAATAGATTCTCTTCAAGGCAGAGATATAGAATCCTATGCTAATGAACTTTTTAGAACTTGGGGAATTGGGCAAAAAGGAAAGGACAATGGTCTTCTTATAATTCTTGCTGTGCAGGATAGGACTTGGAGGGTAGAAGTAGGAAGAGGCTTGGAGGGTGCAGTGCCAGATATTTATACAAACAGGGTAATGCAGGAGATTGCCCTGCCAAACCTTAGAAAGGGAGATTACGGCAGAGCTTTGATGGAATCATATTCAGTTTTGGCAGACAAAATTGCACAGGAATATGATATAACCCTTAACAAAAGTGCTAGGATTGCTCTCCCTAATAGAGAAACAACTGTAAATCAGAAAAGTTCAAATCCTGTTAGCATGTTATGGATTATAGGATTTTTAGTATTTGATTTAATATTTTTCAGAGGTAGGATATCAAGCTTCCTATTCAGAGTTTTCTTCTTGAGCTCTATGTTTGGGGGAGGTAGAAGAAGAGGTGGAGGAGGGTCTGACGGCTTTGGAGGCTTTGGTGGAGGATCCTCAGGCGGTGGAGGCTCTTCTGGAAAATGGTAG